Proteins from a single region of Gasterosteus aculeatus chromosome 20, fGasAcu3.hap1.1, whole genome shotgun sequence:
- the LOC120810349 gene encoding prostaglandin reductase 3 — MSGPLLLQLLRRGRAAQRPTGALSGVRSIIDTSYSAHFMDFGRSSIPSVMRKLVVNKLSPDFREAVTAQTVAVPTPGDAELLVRNRFVGVNASDINYSAGRYDPSAKPPFDAGFEGIGEVVGLGLSASSRYTVGDAVAYFGSGAFAEYTVVPAKESVPVPAVRPELLTLLVSGATAYIALKRLGDLAEGETVLVTAAAGGTGQFAVQFAKRAGCHVIGTCSSDEKAGFLKSIGCDRPINYAAEDLAETLRREYPRGVDVVYESVGGSVLQVAVNSLANRGRLIVIGFISGYQTASGIPAFRGATLPAKLLQRSASIRGFFLPHFVGDYREALGSMMQMLAAGKLVCEVDRGDLSQEGRFVGLESVFRAVDYMYAGKNLGKVVVELLPPPVSNKL; from the exons ATGTCCggcccgctgctgctgcagctgctgagacGCGGCCGCGCGGCGCAGCGACCGACCGGCGCACTTTCCGGAGTCCGCTCCATCATAGACACGTCCTACTCGGCGCACTTCATGGACTTCGGCCGATCCTCCATACCGAGCGTCATGCGGAAGCTGGTCGTCAACAAGCTCAGTCCCGATTTCCGAGAGGCCGTGACCGCGCAGACGGTCGCGGTTCCGACCCCCGGGGACGCGGAGCTGCTCGTCAGGAATcg TTTTGTAGGAGTCAACGCCTCTGACATCAATTACTCGGCGGGCCGCTACGACCCCTCGGCGAAGCCCCCCTTCGATGCCGGCTTCGAGGGCATCGGCGAGGTCGTCGGCCTGGGCCTCAGCGCCAGCTCCCGCTACACCGTGGGCGACGCGGTGGCCTACTTTGGCAGCGGCGCGTTCGCCGAGTACACGGTGGTGCCGGCCAAGGAGAGCGTGCCCGTCCCCGCGGTGAGGCCGGAGCTGCTCACCCTGCTGGTCAGCGGCGCCACGGCCTACATCGCCCTGAAGCGCCTGGGCGACCTGGCCGAGGGGGAGACGGTGCTGGTCACGGCGGCCGCGGGGGGCACGGGCCAGTTCGCCGTGCAGTTCGCCAAGCGGGCCGGCTGCCACGTGATCGGGACCTGCTCGTCCGACGAGAAAGCCGGCTTCCTGAAGTCCATCGGCTGCGACCGGCCGATCAACTACGCCGCCGAGGACCTGGCCGAGACGCTGAGGCGGGAGTACCCGCGCGGCGTGGACGTGGTGTACGAGTCCGTCGGCGGCAGCGTCCTGCAGGTGGCGGTGAACAGTTTGGCCAACAGGGGCCGGCTGATAGTCATCGGCTTCATCTCGGGGTACCAGACGGCGTCGGGGATCCCGGCCTTCAGAGGGGCCACGCTGCCGGCCAAGCTGCTGCAGAGGTCGGCCAGCATTCGGGGTTTCTTCCTGCCGCACTTTGTCGGCGACTACAGGGAGGCCCTGGGCAGCATGATGCAGATGTTGGCCGCGGGGAAGCTGGTGTGCGAGGTGGACCGTGGGGATTTGTCCCAGGAGGGGAGGTTCGTGGGCCTGGAGTCGGTCTTCCGGGCTGTGGACTACATGTATGCTGGGAAAAACCTGGGCAAGGTGGTGGTGGAATTGTTACCGCCCCCCGTTAGTAATAAGCTGTGA